One Bacteroidota bacterium DNA segment encodes these proteins:
- a CDS encoding tetratricopeptide repeat protein: protein MLSPQLPLLRTALGALLSVLLALPPAFAQPAPPSTPDATYAEAHALYDQRLYGQAARAFRAFTEANPTHPRHADGLYFGGLSSLGAGDIGRAERQFDAFREQYPNYPLSGQVRLALGEYYFGASDFGQAEGYLTDALRDSLDAEGAARVRYLLGRTQLELGRSTTALGYFTRTASQYPETIYAPRALFDAGRVASDLGQHARAADALGMLAEDYAEAPENALVGLALANALARTKQRQEAVTELNRRVPTLSGAALNEGYFLLGEMHVRLADASEAAIPDADLQSEQAALAEAANEHLDAATTAYAQVTYESQFGRRARLALGRVAYRTERFEAALEYFSGLVSTLPAGIYDDVAHEADYYAGLTERRLGNLAVAEERLAQAHQRRPTGPYADAALLELGILRYERRRYDPALRALLELLDAYPASPHRGEASRMLGEAFAALGQFDRAREYADLAEVLGTPSEELAAEVDFQDAYALYTAGDFDAAADVLYEVYTASPRGPRAAEALFWAADAAFRHGQAGHPRAFALAERNAQLYLQRFPLHRLADAGRYVLGWTYFKQGNFTQAADAFETFLAAYEVNLTREAVPYAADARLRLGDSYFALGRYEFAIANYSRVRGRGEDYALFQTAQARSAQGDLAMALSVYDRLLAEFPQSALKPEARFARAQVLFQSEQYDAAIDAFQVLADDLPNHPLAAKALYTIGDAYYNTDRLPDAEDSYRVVLRRYPDSPFVADALTGIQFVLLAEGRLVEADSLVSDFVALYPDLDAEALRYRQAEFRLQSGDTEGGITSLETQLERGGVTNRQRAEIGLTLARAYANEGRVDDAIAQLAALLDALPEGVDTASDRFAAASELGGLYLNAGRYAEARDTFEGLEMDAPDTQAVLEARLGQAASLAGLGRSSDAAELYQIVADAGGLASERALLGIAKIYEDDDQSETAVQTYGRILDARDAAVRAEATVRLGVLYHTLGEHNRALSVLNGVDQRFAAFPMLVAEGLLTTARAYRELGLDEQAESRYRRVVADFEGTPYAAAARSEQTGQ from the coding sequence ATGCTCTCCCCGCAGCTTCCCCTGCTCCGCACCGCCCTCGGGGCGCTCCTATCGGTGCTCCTCGCGTTGCCCCCGGCCTTCGCGCAGCCCGCGCCGCCCTCGACCCCGGACGCGACCTACGCCGAGGCACACGCGCTCTACGACCAGCGCCTCTACGGTCAGGCAGCTCGCGCCTTTCGCGCCTTCACCGAGGCCAACCCGACGCACCCCCGCCACGCAGACGGCCTCTACTTCGGCGGCCTCTCGTCGCTCGGCGCCGGCGACATCGGCCGTGCCGAGCGGCAGTTCGACGCGTTCCGCGAGCAGTACCCGAACTACCCGCTCTCCGGCCAGGTCCGCCTCGCCCTGGGCGAGTATTACTTCGGCGCTAGCGACTTCGGGCAGGCGGAGGGCTACCTCACCGACGCCCTGCGCGACAGCCTCGACGCTGAGGGCGCGGCGCGGGTGCGCTACCTCCTCGGGCGCACCCAACTCGAACTCGGCCGCAGCACGACGGCCCTCGGTTACTTCACGCGGACGGCTTCGCAGTATCCCGAGACGATCTACGCGCCGCGCGCGCTCTTCGATGCTGGCCGGGTAGCGTCGGACCTGGGCCAGCACGCTCGCGCCGCAGACGCACTGGGCATGCTCGCCGAAGACTATGCGGAGGCCCCAGAGAATGCGCTCGTGGGCCTTGCCCTCGCCAACGCCCTCGCGCGCACGAAGCAGCGCCAGGAGGCTGTCACCGAGCTAAACCGGCGGGTCCCCACACTCTCAGGCGCCGCGCTAAACGAAGGGTATTTCCTCCTCGGCGAGATGCACGTCCGCCTCGCCGACGCCAGCGAGGCCGCCATCCCCGACGCCGATCTCCAGAGCGAGCAGGCGGCCCTTGCAGAGGCGGCCAACGAGCACCTCGACGCGGCTACGACCGCCTACGCGCAGGTCACCTACGAGAGCCAGTTCGGCCGCCGCGCCCGCCTCGCGCTGGGGCGCGTCGCCTACCGCACTGAGCGGTTCGAGGCGGCCCTGGAATACTTCTCTGGCCTCGTCAGCACGCTCCCGGCTGGCATCTACGACGATGTGGCGCACGAGGCCGACTACTACGCAGGCCTGACGGAGCGCCGCCTGGGCAACCTCGCCGTGGCCGAGGAGCGGCTGGCTCAGGCGCACCAGCGGCGCCCCACCGGCCCCTACGCCGATGCGGCCCTCCTCGAACTGGGCATCCTGCGCTACGAGCGTCGCCGCTACGACCCCGCCCTCCGCGCTCTCCTCGAACTCCTCGACGCCTACCCCGCGTCGCCGCATCGCGGGGAAGCCTCACGCATGCTCGGCGAGGCGTTTGCCGCGCTCGGGCAGTTCGACCGCGCCCGCGAGTACGCCGACCTCGCCGAGGTGCTCGGCACGCCCTCGGAAGAGTTGGCCGCGGAGGTCGACTTCCAGGACGCCTACGCGCTCTACACCGCGGGCGATTTCGACGCGGCGGCCGACGTACTCTACGAGGTCTACACGGCGTCGCCGCGAGGCCCCCGGGCTGCCGAGGCGCTCTTCTGGGCCGCGGACGCCGCCTTCCGCCACGGGCAGGCGGGCCACCCCCGTGCCTTCGCCCTCGCCGAGCGCAACGCCCAGCTCTACCTCCAGCGCTTCCCGCTCCACCGCCTCGCCGACGCGGGGCGCTACGTCCTCGGCTGGACCTACTTCAAGCAGGGCAACTTCACGCAGGCCGCCGATGCCTTCGAGACGTTCCTCGCCGCCTACGAGGTCAACCTCACACGCGAGGCCGTGCCCTACGCCGCCGACGCCCGCCTCCGGCTCGGCGACAGCTACTTCGCCCTCGGGCGCTACGAGTTCGCCATCGCCAACTACAGCCGCGTGCGCGGGCGCGGGGAGGACTATGCCCTGTTCCAGACCGCGCAGGCCCGCTCGGCCCAGGGCGACCTTGCCATGGCGCTCTCTGTCTACGACCGGCTCCTCGCCGAATTTCCCCAGTCGGCTCTCAAGCCCGAGGCGCGCTTCGCACGGGCGCAGGTGCTCTTCCAGAGCGAGCAGTACGACGCTGCCATCGACGCCTTCCAGGTGCTCGCGGACGACCTCCCCAACCACCCACTCGCAGCCAAGGCACTCTACACCATCGGCGACGCCTACTACAACACGGACCGGCTGCCCGATGCCGAGGACAGCTACCGCGTGGTCCTCCGGCGCTACCCCGACAGTCCCTTCGTGGCCGACGCGCTCACCGGCATCCAGTTCGTGCTCCTTGCCGAGGGTCGCCTCGTGGAGGCCGACAGCCTCGTGAGCGACTTCGTGGCGCTCTACCCCGACCTCGACGCCGAGGCCCTGCGCTACCGGCAGGCCGAGTTCCGCCTTCAGAGCGGCGATACGGAAGGCGGCATCACGTCGCTGGAGACGCAGCTCGAGCGCGGCGGCGTCACGAACCGGCAGCGCGCCGAGATCGGGCTTACACTCGCTCGGGCCTACGCCAACGAGGGACGCGTGGACGACGCCATCGCTCAACTCGCCGCCCTGCTCGACGCCCTTCCAGAAGGGGTCGACACCGCCAGCGATCGCTTCGCAGCCGCCTCGGAGTTGGGCGGACTCTACCTCAATGCGGGCCGCTATGCGGAGGCGCGCGACACGTTTGAGGGACTTGAGATGGACGCGCCCGACACGCAGGCGGTGCTAGAGGCGCGGCTCGGGCAGGCCGCCTCGCTGGCAGGCCTGGGCCGCAGCAGCGATGCCGCCGAGCTCTACCAGATCGTGGCCGACGCGGGCGGGCTGGCGAGCGAACGCGCGCTGCTCGGGATCGCGAAGATCTATGAAGACGACGACCAGAGCGAGACCGCCGTTCAAACCTACGGGCGGATTCTCGACGCCCGCGACGCCGCGGTGCGCGCCGAAGCCACCGTCCGCCTCGGCGTGCTCTACCACACCCTCGGCGAACACAACCGCGCGCTCTCGGTCCTGAACGGCGTCGACCAGCGCTTCGCGGCCTTCCCCATGCTCGTCGCCGAGGGGCTGCTGACGACCGCCCGCGCCTACCGAGAGCTCGGCCTCGACGAGCAGGCCGAGTCGCGCTATCGCCGCGTGGTCGCCGACTTCGAAGGCACGCCCTACGCCGCCGCTGCCCGCTCCGAGCAAACGGGGCAGTAA
- a CDS encoding PfkB family carbohydrate kinase encodes MSIVAVGTVAFDAIETPFAQTDRILGGSATYLTLAARFLADEVGLVAVVGGDFPEAYIIELQERGIGTEGLVIEPDGKTFFWAGRYHYDLNNRDTLDTQLNVLATFDPVVPEAYQSRRIVCLGNLDPTVQQKVMDQVPDADLVIADTMNFWIESTPDALAETLRRVDVLVINDAEVRQLAGESNLIKAARQVQALGPQTLVVKKGEHGALLFAGDEVFAAPAYPLEDVYDPTGAGDAFLGGFAGYLAGQATIDTTTMKQAIVMGSVVASFCVEALGPERLMVLTRDEIDARVADFHRLCAIPEGILVG; translated from the coding sequence ATGAGCATCGTCGCCGTCGGCACCGTCGCCTTCGACGCCATCGAGACGCCCTTCGCCCAGACCGACCGCATCCTCGGCGGCTCGGCGACCTACCTCACGCTCGCCGCCCGCTTCCTCGCCGACGAGGTCGGCCTCGTGGCCGTCGTCGGGGGTGACTTCCCGGAGGCGTACATCATCGAACTCCAGGAGCGCGGCATCGGCACGGAGGGCCTCGTCATCGAGCCGGACGGCAAGACGTTCTTCTGGGCCGGGCGCTACCACTACGACCTCAACAACCGCGACACGCTCGACACGCAACTCAACGTCCTTGCGACGTTCGACCCCGTCGTGCCGGAGGCCTACCAGAGCCGCCGCATCGTCTGCCTCGGCAACCTCGACCCGACTGTCCAGCAGAAGGTCATGGACCAGGTGCCGGACGCCGATCTCGTGATCGCGGACACGATGAACTTCTGGATCGAGAGCACGCCCGACGCGCTCGCGGAGACGCTCCGCCGCGTAGACGTGCTCGTGATCAACGACGCCGAGGTGCGCCAGCTTGCGGGCGAGTCGAACCTGATCAAGGCCGCGCGCCAGGTGCAGGCTCTCGGGCCGCAGACGCTCGTGGTGAAGAAGGGCGAGCACGGCGCGCTCCTCTTCGCGGGCGACGAGGTCTTCGCCGCCCCGGCGTACCCGCTCGAAGACGTCTACGACCCCACGGGTGCGGGCGACGCGTTCCTCGGTGGCTTCGCGGGCTACCTCGCCGGCCAAGCGACCATCGACACGACCACCATGAAGCAGGCCATCGTGATGGGCAGCGTGGTGGCGTCGTTCTGCGTGGAGGCGCTCGGCCCCGAGCGGCTGATGGTGCTCACCCGCGACGAGATCGACGCCCGCGTGGCCGACTTCCACCGTCTCTGCGCCATCCCCGAAGGCATCCTGGTGGGATAG
- a CDS encoding GAF domain-containing protein produces MASTATLSDPLISVPLPGTAPQAAPGLGDDFPFRRVLSLDGLLDYWRSRSGEAAGFEAEQARALVEAVEATPALLGDIEDPAVLREHGDLVQALMSTLIPSGWLDDRLAFAIPPFALAPFFETPTARRLGLVDALLAFLSEPGMASKHVFKAYDYILAEAYGADAQMVPFAVTLVDPDDPTGLPRHFQLRFDTRFCEVVKAEAAPAALTDEVLRPLLADRTDLDRWTETLPPEHYTLRGFAVMEAAEVTMTEELSALRRDLVEADAMAGPGAIEHLEQRLRTVFRQPDLDLGVLRLARPNTNGIRHGEPVGRSLLLGDACGICAQDATHVEAWGSSFYSEARTAPVIIDDLQQQTCSVIGQTLAEVGYRTLVVAPLRVGDEFVGFLELGSARPSVLSALNVREIEEIATLFASALKRNGDAEANRLQALIKQQYTAIHPSVEWRFLQAARSMLKQQAAGEQPRLASIAFDNVHALYGQSDIRGSSEARVEAIRTDSREQLTLARAVLRAAQAGHPTPAFDLLAYRIEQALDALDRERPNVGDESNAVTFLHAEVEPHLDVLAARNDAAAQAVAAYRAALDPKVGVLYRERKRYEDSVTLINDTVADVLDRQQTWAQRLVPHFFEKYKTDGVDYTMYAGTSLLEDGTFTPLDLQNLRLWQLMTTCSVGWALDAVLAQMPLALRVAHLILAQHNPLAIRFRPDEKQFDIDGAYNVRYAIVKKRIDKATVAGTGERLTQPGQIAVVYSNRAEREEYLQYLGYLRHLGYIEQEIEDLELADMQGVRGLHALRVAIAAAPPAHSGDALPDDPAALVQAVADAFQVPTIGATEAG; encoded by the coding sequence ATGGCCTCGACTGCTACGCTCTCTGACCCGCTCATTTCGGTACCGTTGCCCGGTACAGCCCCCCAGGCCGCCCCCGGCCTCGGGGACGACTTCCCGTTCCGACGGGTGCTCAGCCTCGACGGGCTGCTCGACTACTGGCGTTCCCGCTCGGGCGAGGCCGCTGGCTTCGAAGCCGAGCAGGCCCGTGCGCTGGTGGAGGCCGTGGAGGCGACTCCGGCGCTGCTAGGCGACATTGAGGACCCGGCGGTGCTGCGGGAGCACGGCGACCTCGTGCAGGCGCTCATGAGCACGCTCATCCCGTCGGGCTGGCTCGACGACCGCCTCGCGTTCGCGATCCCGCCCTTCGCCCTTGCTCCATTCTTCGAGACGCCTACGGCGCGGCGGCTCGGGTTGGTAGACGCCCTGCTGGCCTTCCTCAGTGAGCCGGGCATGGCGAGCAAGCACGTCTTCAAGGCCTACGACTACATCCTCGCCGAGGCGTATGGGGCTGACGCCCAGATGGTGCCGTTCGCGGTCACGCTGGTCGACCCCGACGACCCGACCGGCCTGCCGCGCCACTTTCAACTCCGTTTCGACACGCGCTTCTGCGAGGTGGTGAAGGCGGAGGCCGCCCCGGCCGCGTTGACCGATGAAGTCCTGCGTCCGCTGCTCGCCGACCGCACCGACCTCGACCGCTGGACTGAGACACTGCCGCCCGAGCACTACACGCTGCGCGGCTTCGCGGTGATGGAGGCGGCCGAGGTCACGATGACCGAGGAACTCTCGGCACTCCGCCGCGACCTCGTGGAAGCCGACGCGATGGCGGGCCCCGGCGCCATCGAGCACCTGGAGCAGCGCCTGCGCACCGTTTTCCGGCAGCCCGACCTCGACCTGGGCGTACTCCGCCTTGCACGGCCCAACACCAATGGCATCCGCCACGGCGAGCCCGTCGGGCGGAGCCTGCTGCTCGGCGATGCCTGCGGGATCTGCGCGCAGGACGCCACGCACGTCGAAGCCTGGGGCTCGTCCTTCTACAGCGAGGCACGCACGGCCCCGGTCATCATTGACGACCTGCAGCAGCAGACGTGCTCGGTGATTGGCCAGACGCTCGCCGAGGTGGGCTACCGCACTCTCGTGGTGGCTCCGCTGCGGGTGGGCGACGAGTTTGTGGGCTTCCTGGAACTCGGCTCCGCGAGGCCCAGCGTGCTCTCAGCGCTCAACGTCCGCGAGATCGAGGAGATCGCCACGCTCTTCGCGAGCGCGCTCAAGCGCAACGGCGACGCCGAGGCAAACCGGCTCCAGGCACTCATCAAGCAGCAGTACACCGCCATCCACCCCTCGGTCGAGTGGCGCTTCCTGCAGGCGGCGCGTTCCATGCTGAAGCAGCAGGCGGCAGGCGAGCAGCCGCGCCTCGCCTCCATCGCGTTCGACAACGTCCACGCGCTCTACGGGCAGTCCGACATCCGCGGCTCGTCGGAGGCGCGCGTCGAGGCGATCCGCACCGACAGCCGCGAACAGCTGACGCTCGCCCGTGCCGTGCTCCGCGCCGCGCAGGCTGGCCATCCTACTCCAGCCTTCGACCTCCTGGCCTATCGCATCGAGCAGGCCCTTGACGCGCTCGACCGCGAACGGCCCAACGTGGGCGACGAGTCGAACGCAGTGACGTTCCTCCACGCCGAGGTGGAGCCGCACCTCGACGTGCTGGCTGCCCGCAACGACGCGGCGGCGCAGGCCGTGGCGGCCTACCGCGCCGCGCTCGACCCGAAGGTGGGTGTCCTCTACCGCGAGCGCAAGCGCTACGAGGACTCGGTCACGCTCATCAACGACACCGTCGCCGACGTGCTCGACCGGCAGCAGACGTGGGCGCAGCGCCTCGTCCCGCACTTCTTCGAGAAGTACAAGACCGACGGCGTCGACTACACGATGTATGCGGGCACCTCGCTCCTCGAAGACGGCACGTTCACGCCGCTCGACCTCCAGAACCTGCGCCTCTGGCAGCTCATGACGACGTGCAGCGTCGGCTGGGCGCTCGACGCCGTGCTGGCGCAGATGCCGCTCGCGCTCCGCGTGGCGCACCTCATCCTCGCGCAGCACAACCCGCTCGCCATCCGCTTCCGCCCCGACGAGAAGCAGTTCGACATCGACGGGGCCTACAACGTCCGCTACGCCATCGTCAAGAAGCGGATCGACAAGGCGACCGTGGCGGGCACGGGCGAGCGGCTCACGCAGCCCGGCCAGATCGCCGTCGTGTACTCGAATCGCGCCGAGCGGGAGGAGTACCTGCAGTACCTCGGCTACCTCCGCCACCTCGGCTACATCGAGCAGGAGATCGAAGACCTCGAACTGGCCGACATGCAGGGCGTGCGCGGCCTCCACGCGCTGCGTGTCGCCATCGCCGCCGCGCCGCCCGCCCACTCCGGCGATGCTCTCCCCGACGACCCCGCTGCCCTCGTACAGGCTGTGGCGGATGCGTTTCAGGTGCCTACTATCGGAGCGACGGAAGCGGGGTAG
- a CDS encoding DUF5615 family PIN-like protein, whose protein sequence is MRVLLDENVDRKLKRSFDATHEVVTVRERGWSGKTNGDLLTSAEAEFDVLFTLDRNMRYQQHLSKYDLAVVLVTAVSNKRSVIETAMPEVNALLPSVRPGRLYVVSA, encoded by the coding sequence ATGCGCGTACTTCTGGACGAGAACGTAGACCGGAAGCTGAAGCGGTCGTTCGACGCGACCCACGAAGTGGTCACCGTCCGCGAACGAGGCTGGAGCGGCAAAACGAACGGCGACCTGCTTACATCCGCGGAGGCCGAGTTCGATGTTCTGTTCACGCTGGACAGGAACATGCGCTACCAGCAGCACCTCTCGAAGTACGACCTCGCCGTGGTCCTCGTCACCGCCGTCAGCAACAAGCGAAGCGTGATCGAAACGGCGATGCCGGAGGTAAATGCCCTACTTCCGAGCGTCCGGCCAGGCCGCCTGTACGTGGTTTCGGCCTGA
- a CDS encoding DUF433 domain-containing protein, with translation MERHEIFHADPEIMGGTPVFQGTRVPVQTLLDYLEGGETLDEFLDGFPSVSREQAVAFLTMAKDALLANA, from the coding sequence ATGGAACGCCACGAGATCTTCCACGCCGATCCTGAGATCATGGGCGGCACACCCGTCTTCCAGGGCACCCGCGTCCCCGTACAGACACTTCTCGACTACCTCGAGGGCGGCGAAACCCTCGACGAGTTTCTCGATGGCTTTCCGAGCGTGAGTCGGGAGCAGGCCGTTGCCTTTCTCACGATGGCCAAGGACGCGCTGCTTGCCAACGCCTGA
- a CDS encoding MFS transporter encodes MNTPAPSVQPVPLPDRAGLIIATLWLLVFSAASQIIIVAPILPMVGAQLGVGDAVLGTLMTVYAAAVGVSTLLTGPVSDRVGRRRVLLVGAASMAVVLALHGLAESFASLLVLRALAGAAGGILSGGAVAYVGDTFPPDRRGWANGWVMSGFAVGQILGIPIGRTLADLYGFRAPFLVFAATMVVATVIVWTLLPDATNNRDTERLTLRRVGRGYGELLRRADTRRASVIFAVLFLGVGLFVTYFPVWMENRLGFTGVMISGVYALGGLSNVLIGPRAGRISDIVGRKPVIIAASAGVGLFMAATPLSGGVPWGPFALFFGIMGCAAARYSAFQAMLTELVVGARRGSFMSLTIAIGQVGFAVGSAVAGTLYAGIGFPMSAIIAGGLSVTAALLVWIGLPETLGHDADSEQAIQRTRSQVVHPAGCGPCPESVTTSEEVAVR; translated from the coding sequence ATGAACACGCCTGCGCCGTCGGTCCAGCCCGTGCCCCTGCCTGACCGCGCGGGCCTCATCATCGCCACGCTGTGGCTGCTCGTCTTCTCGGCGGCGAGCCAGATCATCATCGTCGCGCCGATCCTGCCGATGGTCGGCGCGCAACTCGGCGTCGGCGATGCGGTGCTCGGGACGCTGATGACCGTCTACGCGGCGGCAGTCGGGGTGAGCACGCTTCTGACGGGACCCGTGTCGGACCGCGTAGGGCGTCGGCGCGTGCTGCTCGTCGGGGCGGCCTCGATGGCCGTCGTGCTCGCGCTGCACGGGCTGGCGGAAAGCTTCGCATCGCTGCTGGTGCTGCGGGCGCTCGCGGGCGCGGCGGGCGGCATCCTCTCGGGCGGCGCGGTGGCCTACGTCGGCGACACGTTCCCGCCCGACCGGCGCGGCTGGGCCAACGGCTGGGTGATGAGTGGCTTCGCGGTGGGGCAGATCCTCGGCATCCCCATCGGACGCACGCTCGCCGACCTCTACGGCTTCCGCGCCCCGTTCCTCGTCTTCGCCGCCACGATGGTCGTGGCGACCGTGATTGTCTGGACGCTACTCCCCGACGCGACCAACAACCGCGACACCGAGCGCCTCACGCTGCGCCGCGTGGGCCGAGGCTACGGCGAGCTGCTGCGCCGCGCCGACACGCGCCGGGCGAGCGTCATCTTCGCCGTGCTGTTCCTCGGCGTCGGGCTGTTCGTGACCTACTTCCCCGTCTGGATGGAAAACCGCCTCGGCTTCACCGGCGTGATGATCTCCGGCGTCTACGCGCTCGGCGGGCTGTCCAACGTGCTCATCGGGCCGCGCGCGGGGCGTATCTCGGACATCGTAGGCCGCAAGCCCGTCATCATTGCGGCGTCGGCGGGGGTAGGGCTGTTCATGGCCGCAACGCCCCTCAGCGGCGGCGTGCCGTGGGGCCCGTTCGCGCTCTTCTTCGGCATCATGGGCTGCGCGGCGGCCCGCTACAGCGCGTTCCAGGCGATGCTCACCGAACTCGTCGTGGGCGCGCGGCGTGGGTCGTTCATGAGTTTGACGATCGCCATCGGCCAGGTCGGCTTCGCCGTTGGGAGCGCCGTAGCCGGGACGCTCTATGCGGGCATCGGCTTCCCGATGAGCGCCATCATCGCAGGCGGGCTCTCGGTCACTGCGGCGCTTCTCGTGTGGATCGGTCTCCCCGAGACGCTCGGCCACGATGCGGACTCAGAGCAAGCCATCCAGCGCACCCGCTCCCAGGTGGTCCATCCTGCAGGCTGCGGCCCGTGCCCGGAGAGCGTCACGACGAGCGAGGAGGTCGCTGTCCGGTAG
- a CDS encoding sugar transferase, whose product MPVSRRIELAALLASDATAHSAAYVAVLLTAAQWWSWPEAVALAPGSPYLVLAAGAVFWTLLFVLAGLYQERFAASRFDEVTTLVKVTAVGTLGLFFGGVLDALPPDAARTVAMLYGGTFIGLAALGRFAVRSIQKRRILAGYGRHRAVIVGWSDRVAEVHDEVARYPAAGLEIVGAVRLRRDEPELVIVGEDDRRESSGGDGSVYASSGDGLAFDANGLSEALHAIDHLPDLIDRLEVQDVLIALGSDDHVYLDEVLRVCDGKAVTLKLVPDFYAVVGGMARTEHMYGLPLIEVLPEPMSAVDRAAKRGFDLAVSSAILLAGLPLWILLGLAVRLTSKGPAIYRQVRTGQHGEPFTIYKFRTMVDGAERGTGPVWATKNDARITPLGAWLRKLRLDEVPQLWNVLKGEMSLVGPRPERPYFVRKLAAEIPLYRRRHRVPPGVTGLAQVKWGYDQSLDDVRQKLKYDLFYIENMSLGMDARILLQTIRTALTGKGQ is encoded by the coding sequence ATGCCCGTGTCCCGACGAATTGAGCTAGCCGCCCTCTTGGCGAGCGACGCGACCGCGCACAGCGCGGCGTACGTCGCCGTGTTGCTGACCGCCGCCCAGTGGTGGTCGTGGCCTGAGGCCGTTGCGCTAGCGCCCGGCTCCCCCTACCTCGTCCTCGCCGCCGGTGCGGTGTTCTGGACACTCCTGTTCGTCCTCGCCGGGCTCTACCAGGAACGCTTCGCCGCGAGCCGCTTCGACGAGGTGACCACGCTCGTGAAGGTGACGGCTGTCGGGACGCTCGGCCTGTTCTTCGGCGGTGTCCTCGATGCGCTGCCCCCGGACGCGGCTCGGACGGTGGCCATGCTCTATGGCGGCACGTTCATCGGCCTCGCAGCGCTGGGACGCTTCGCCGTCCGCTCGATCCAGAAGCGCCGCATCCTCGCGGGGTACGGTCGCCACCGCGCCGTGATCGTCGGCTGGAGCGACCGCGTGGCGGAGGTGCACGACGAGGTCGCGCGCTACCCGGCAGCGGGCCTAGAGATCGTCGGCGCCGTCCGGCTGCGGCGCGACGAGCCCGAACTCGTCATCGTGGGCGAGGACGACCGGCGCGAGTCCTCCGGCGGCGACGGCTCCGTCTACGCCTCCTCCGGCGACGGCCTCGCCTTCGACGCCAACGGCCTCTCCGAGGCGCTCCACGCCATCGACCACCTGCCCGACCTGATCGACCGGCTCGAAGTGCAGGACGTGCTCATCGCGCTGGGGTCGGACGACCACGTCTACCTCGACGAGGTGCTCCGCGTCTGCGACGGCAAGGCCGTCACGCTGAAGCTCGTCCCCGACTTCTACGCCGTCGTTGGTGGCATGGCGCGGACGGAGCACATGTACGGCCTCCCGCTCATCGAGGTGCTGCCCGAGCCGATGTCGGCGGTGGACCGCGCGGCGAAGCGCGGCTTCGACCTCGCCGTGAGTTCGGCCATCCTGCTCGCCGGCCTCCCGCTATGGATCCTGCTCGGCCTCGCTGTGCGCCTGACCTCGAAAGGACCGGCGATCTACCGGCAGGTGCGCACGGGCCAGCACGGCGAGCCGTTCACGATCTACAAGTTCCGCACGATGGTGGACGGCGCCGAACGGGGCACAGGGCCCGTGTGGGCGACCAAGAACGACGCGCGCATCACCCCGCTCGGCGCGTGGCTGCGCAAGCTGCGCCTGGACGAGGTGCCGCAGCTCTGGAACGTGCTCAAGGGCGAGATGAGCCTCGTCGGCCCGCGCCCGGAGCGGCCCTACTTCGTGCGCAAGCTCGCCGCCGAGATCCCGCTCTACCGCCGCCGCCACCGCGTCCCGCCCGGCGTGACCGGCCTCGCACAGGTGAAGTGGGGCTACGACCAGTCTCTCGACGACGTGCGCCAGAAGCTGAAGTACGACCTGTTCTACATCGAGAACATGAGCCTCGGCATGGACGCGCGCATCCTCCTGCAGACGATCCGGACCGCGCTCACGGGGAAGGGGCAGTGA